In Pseudomonas flavescens, the sequence GATCTCGTTGACGTTGACCAGCGGGAAGGCGAACGCCTGGTTGCCGAGCATCACCATCAGCGTTGGCATGATCGCCAGGGTCAGTGGCACCTTGATGACGATCTTCGAACCCTGGCCTTTCTGCGAGAACACGTTGACCGTGCCGTTGAGCTGGGAAATCTTGGTCTTCACCACGTCCATGCCGACGCCACGGCCGGACACGTCGGAAATCTCGGTCTTGGTCGAGAAACCGGGGGCGAAGATCAGGTTGTAGCATTCCAGATCGGTCAGGCGATCGGCGGCGTCCTTGTCCAGCAGGCCCTTTTCCACGGCCTTGCTGCGCAGCACGTCGGCATCCATACCCTTGCCGTCATCGGTGATCATCAGCAGGATGTGGTCACCTTCCTGCTCGGCGGACAGCACCACGCGACCGGTACGCGACTTGCCAGCGGCCTCGCGCTCTTCCGGGCTTTCCACGCCGTGGTCGACCGCGTTGCGCACCAAGTGGACCAACGGGTCGGCCAGGGCTTCGACGAGGTTCTTGTCGAGATCGGTCTCTTCACCGACCAGCTCCAGATTGATCTCTTTCTTCAACTGGCGAGCCAGGTCGCGAACCAGGCGCGGGAAGCGCCCGAAGACCTTCTTGATCGGCTGCATGCGGGTCTTCATGACCGACGTCTGCAGATCCGCGGTGACCACGTCTAGGTTGGACACGGCCTTGGACATGGCCTCGTCGCCGCTGTTGAGCCCCAGGCGCACCAGGCGGTTACGCACCAGCACCAGCTCGCCGACCATGTTCATGATTTCGTCCAGACGCGCGGTGTCGACCCGCACGGTGGTTTCCGCTTCACTGGCTGGTGCAGCAGCGGCGGCCGGCGCAGCCGGTGCCTTGGCCGGCTCTGCCTTGGCCGCAGGTGCTGGTGCAGGTGCCGGCGTAGCCTTGGCAGCTACCGGCGCAGCGGGTTTGGCTACCGGCTTCGGCGCAGGGGCCGCAGCGGCTGCGGGAGCAGGAGCGGCAGCAGCGGGAGCAGCGGGAGCGACCGGTGTCGGCTCGACGAACTTGCCTTTGCCATGCAACTGATCGAGCAGCGCTTCGAACTCATCATCGGTGATTTCGTCGCTCTGCGCCGCGGAGCTGGCGGATACGGCAGGAGCAGCCGGTGCCGGCGCTTCCACCGCAGGAGCCACGAACTGGCCCTTGCCATGCAATTGGTCGAGCAAGGCTTCGAATTCGTCATCGGTGATGTCATCGCCGCTGGCGCTGTTCGCAGCGCTGGCCAGAGCAGGCACAGGCGCTGGCGCCTGGACAGCAGCCGCTGCTGGCGCTGCGAACTGGCCTTTGCCATGCAACTGGTCGAGCAGCGACTCGAATTCGTCATCGCTGATTTCATCATCAGAGGCGCTGGCTTGCGGCTGCGGCTCGTCACCCAGGGCGTCGAGCAACTGCTCGAACTCGCTGTCGGTGATATCCGACGAGGCTTCGGCTGTCACCGGCTCGGCGACAGCAGCAGCCACTGGCGCAGCGACTGCGGCAACCGGCGCCGGCTGGGCACTGGCCGGCTCGGCCAGACGCGCCAGGGCGGCCAGCAGCTCGGGAGATGCAGGCGTCGGCTCGGCGCGCTCGCGCACTTCGGCGAACATGCCATTGACGGCATCCAGCGCCTCGAGCACCACGTCCATCAACTCGGAGTCGACGCGACGCTCACCCTTGCGCAGGATGTCGAACACGTTCTCGGCGATATGACAGCACTCCACCAGCTCATTGAGCTGAAGGAAACCGGCACCGCCTTTTACCGTGTGAAATCCCCGAAAAATCGCGTTGAGCAGGTTCATATCGTCCGGGCGGCTTTCCAGCTCTACCAATTGCTCGGACAACTGCTCGAGAATCTCGCCGGCCTCTACCAGGAAATCCTGGAGGATTTCTTCATCGGCGCCGAAGCTCATATGACGTGCTCCTAAAATCCCAGGCTGGACAGCAAATCGTCGACGTCGTCCTGGGAAGAAGCAACGTCATCACGCTTATCGGCATGAATCTGCGGACCTTCACCATGTGACGCA encodes:
- a CDS encoding chemotaxis protein CheA, which produces MSFGADEEILQDFLVEAGEILEQLSEQLVELESRPDDMNLLNAIFRGFHTVKGGAGFLQLNELVECCHIAENVFDILRKGERRVDSELMDVVLEALDAVNGMFAEVRERAEPTPASPELLAALARLAEPASAQPAPVAAVAAPVAAAVAEPVTAEASSDITDSEFEQLLDALGDEPQPQASASDDEISDDEFESLLDQLHGKGQFAAPAAAAVQAPAPVPALASAANSASGDDITDDEFEALLDQLHGKGQFVAPAVEAPAPAAPAVSASSAAQSDEITDDEFEALLDQLHGKGKFVEPTPVAPAAPAAAAPAPAAAAAPAPKPVAKPAAPVAAKATPAPAPAPAAKAEPAKAPAAPAAAAAPASEAETTVRVDTARLDEIMNMVGELVLVRNRLVRLGLNSGDEAMSKAVSNLDVVTADLQTSVMKTRMQPIKKVFGRFPRLVRDLARQLKKEINLELVGEETDLDKNLVEALADPLVHLVRNAVDHGVESPEEREAAGKSRTGRVVLSAEQEGDHILLMITDDGKGMDADVLRSKAVEKGLLDKDAADRLTDLECYNLIFAPGFSTKTEISDVSGRGVGMDVVKTKISQLNGTVNVFSQKGQGSKIVIKVPLTLAIMPTLMVMLGNQAFAFPLVNVNEIFHLDLSRTNVVDGQEVVIVRDKALPLFYLKRWLVSKAAHEEQGEGHVVILTVGNQRIGFVVDQLVGQEEVVIKPLGKMLQGTPGMSGATITGDGRIALILDVPSMLKRYARRI